One segment of Erigeron canadensis isolate Cc75 chromosome 2, C_canadensis_v1, whole genome shotgun sequence DNA contains the following:
- the LOC122586987 gene encoding S-adenosyl-L-methionine:benzoic acid/salicylic acid carboxyl methyltransferase 2-like yields MDVTQVLCMNGGNGDNSYSNNSLLQRMVISMTKPVIEHALRNLYHGLNFPKTLLMADLGCSSGLNTLLVTSELVKSIDKIRLQSGQDESPEIQLYLNDLPQNDFNNIFLSVSRFQKSLAKQTIRNSSSPPCYFVGVPGSFYTRLFPNKSLHFVHSSYSLMWLSKVPEMTETNKGNIYMSATSPPSVIRAYRDQFQTDFSTFLKCRAEEVVTDGRMVLTILGRRSDDPSSKECCFVWDLLATALNHMVVEGLIEEEKMDSFNIPQYAPCAKEVRNEVEKEGSFTIDHLEVSDVNWDASTDHNLILSEDDGHGYNMGKCMRAVAEPMILSHFGETIVEEVFERYTNIIKDRMSKQKTSLINVTVSMTRKA; encoded by the exons ATGGACGTGACACAGGTACTTTGTATGAATGGTGGTAACGGGGATAATAGCTATTCCAATAATTCGCTTTTGCAG aGAATGGTAATATCAATGACAAAACCAGTAATTGAGCATGCTTTGAGAAACCTCTATCATGGTTTGAACTTTCCCAAAACCCTGCTCATGGCGGATCTTGGATGTTCATCTGGATTAAACACTTTGCTTGTGACATCCGAACTCGTTAAGTCCATCGACAAAATCAGGCTTCAATCGGGTCAAGATGAATCGCCTGAAATTCAACTATACTTGAATGACCTTCCGCAAAATGATTTCAACAACATCTTTCTCTCGGTGTCACGATTTCAAAAGAGCCTAGCCAAGCAAACAATCCGCAACTCATCTTCGCCTCCTTGTTACTTTGTTGGTGTACCGGGTTCATTCTATACAAGGCTTTTTCCGAACAAAAGCCTTCATTTTGTTCATTCTTCCTACAGTCTCATGTGGCTCTCCAAG GTTCCTGAAATGACAGAGACAAATAaaggaaacatatatatgtcAGCAACAAGCCCTCCAAGCGTAATAAGAGCATACCGCGACCAATTTCAAACAGACTTTTCAACGTTTCTCAAGTGTCGTGCCGAGGAAGTGGTGACCGACGGGCGTATGGTTTTGACGATACTAGGTAGACGGAGTGATGATCCTAGTAGCAAAGAATGTTGTTTTGTTTGGGACCTTTTAGCCACAGCCCTAAATCATATGGTGGTTGAG GGACTCATAGAAGAAGAGAAAATGGATTCATTTAACATTCCACAATACGCTCCGTGCGCTAAGGAAGTCCGTAATGAAGTGGAGAAAGAAGGGTCGTTCACGATTGATCACCTCGAGGTTTCTGACGTGAATTGGGATGCAAGCACAGATCACAATCTTATTTTATCCGAAGACGATGGACATGGATACAACATGGGCAAATGCATGAGAGCTGTCGCGGAACCTATGATCTTGAGTCACTTTGGGGAGACGATCGTCGAGGAAGTCTTCGAAAGATACACGAATATTATCAAGGATCGCATGTCAAAACAGAAGACCAGCCTCATCAATGTTACTGTTTCAATGACCCGCAAAGCCTGA
- the LOC122589111 gene encoding uncharacterized protein LOC122589111 — MEIPQSVFVCVSNLDFKFAGFWIMALKSTPLVSQESSAALEFYHNQLKLRLLNETDSSIYQRADWLVNKLVTKIHSSFCLDEYEGKDDFSRYWKDEWTSGLTAWGNSRTIPNTDVITEGEWVKVIDQHDRDIAHVIRNPGSEYEVCNCDWGEKGNLCEHVCKAIQYCREKGSVLPSLSLLQYNQGLINILNYSSRFCTGAVHNNMYIYIYILF; from the exons ATGGAGATACCACAATCAGTTTTCGTTTGCGTATCGAATTTAGACTTCAAGTTTGCCG GATTCTGGATTATGGCGTTGAAATCCACACCACTTGTTAGCCAGGAGAGTTCAGCAGCTCTCGAGTTTTATCACAACCAATTAAAACTGAGATTACTCAATGAAACTGACTCAAGTATCTATCAACGTGCTGATTGGCTAGTCAATAAGCTGGTTACCAAAATACACTCCTCCTTCTGCCTCGACGAGTATGAGGGTAAAGATGATTTTTCACGCTATTGGAAGGATGAATGGACTAGTGGTTTAACTGCTTGGGGAAATTCAAGAACAATCCCGAACACTGATGTTATCACAGAAGGTGAATGGGTCAAAGTTATTGACCAACACGATCGAGACATAGCTCATGTTATAAGGAACCCAGGCTCAGAGTATGAAGTATGCAACTGTGATTGGGGAGAGAAGGGCAATTTGTGTGAGCATGTTTGTAAAGCTATTCAATATTGCCGCGAAAAAGGTTCCGTTTTGCCATCTCTCAGCCTACTGCAGTATAATCAAGGTTTGATCAATATTCTCAACTATTCATCAAGGTTCTGTACTGGTGCAGTTCacaataatatgtatatatacatatacatattattcTAG